The nucleotide sequence GGCCCAAATCAAGGATTTGCTCCGTAAGCCGGACATCAAGAACGTGGACGTTGAAGCCATCAAAGCCGAATTTGCGGCCAAGAATACGAAAAAATAAGCCGAAGGGACTATTTAAGGACGATACACGTGGAAAGAAGCTCTGTCAATTGGATTTGGTGGAGCTTTTTCTTTTCCGGTCGCGTGAGCGCTTGTTGCGTTCGCGGCTCGACAGCTTGGTTTCCAGCTTGCGGATACTCCTCCGGGTTTCGCGGCGCACATCCACCAGTACCCGGTATCGGATTGCCTGACCAAAAATACAGAGCCCGCCGTTGATCAGAACCAGACTATAGGTACCCAGAAGCACCCATTCGATGGTGGGGCTGCCGGTGTGTTTCAAGTGCCCGGCCTCACTGAATACGCACAGGCCATAGCCTACCAGCACCAGGCCCAGCGGCGCCAGGAGCATCCACTTGGTTTGGGTAGACATGTTGGAAATCAATTTCTTTCCGGGGGGGGTAGCGTCAGATTTATCTAAATACATTCTTGGATCGTTTTGTGTGAATAATCAAAAATAATAGGATTCCTACGAAATAGCGCATGAAAACCATCATAAGCTTTGTACTGAGGCATTTTCCGCGTCCTTTCCTGCAACGGATCGGTCATTGGTCGGCTCGGTTTCTGGGCATTTTTCATCCGGGCAATGCAGTGGAATGCCCGGTCTGCGACCATCAGTACGGCAAATTCTTGCCCTACGGCCGCAAAGGTCGCGACAACGCCCTGTGTCCCAACTGCCTGGCGCTGGAACGTCATCGCCTGATGTACCTCTACCTCAAACGGAAAACCAACTTCTTCACCGCTCCGCTCAAAGTACTGCACGTAGCGCCCGAATACTGCTTCATTGACCGCTTCGAGCGTATGAATAATCTGGACTACATCACGGCCGACATCGAATCGCCGCTCGCCAAGGTAAAAATGGACATTCATGCCATCCCTTTTCCGGACAACACCTTCGACGTAGCTTTTTGCAACCACGTCATGGAGCACGTGGACGATTATGTAAAGGCTACCAGCGAACTGCATCGGGTGCTCAAGCCGGGCGGCTGGGCCATCATTCAGTCCCCGCAGGATTTGGCTCGCGCCACCACGTACGAAGACGACAGTATCACTGATCCGCAGGAACGGGAGAAGCATTTTTGGCAGAACGACCATTTACGGCTGTTTGGGCGGGATTACGCACAAGAACTAGCCAAAGGCGGATTCAAGGTCAAAGAAGATCGCTTTGTGATGGACGAACTCACCCAGGAAGAGGTAAAACGGTACGCATTACCCGCCGGCGAATTGATCTATTACTGCGTCAAATAGTCACTTGCCTCAGAAAATACGGCGGGCACCTTCCCTCAGGAACCCAGTACCATAGCCGAATAATTGCACAAAAGAGGCCCCTATACTTAAAAATGCGACGGCCAGGCTCTTGTTTTTAACAAGGGAGTCCAGGAAAATTGTTCCGACAAAAAGCCCCAATACCGCCAGCGATATCCAGAAAAAAGGGCTAAATGCGAAGTACCATAGCGGAATAAATCCACAAAATACAACAAAAAACGCCGGAAAAGCGTGAACTGGCTTGATAAGACCAAGCCCGGGATGCAGCTCGTCAAGTAAAAAACGGGTGCGGCCAAAGGAGTGCACCTGCTTCCAGAAATCACGAAAGGTACCCCTCCGTTTGTGGTATACGTAAGCGTCGGGAATTAGGCCCATGCGGTAATTATGGCTCCGCAAGCGGATGCCCAGTTCAATATCTTCCCCCATGTCACGCTTGGCAAAACCACCTGTTTCCTGGAATACCCGCCGCGACATCCCCATATTGAAGCTACGGGGCTGAAAAGCTCCTCCCGCATTTTTGGTTTTCCCCCGGATACCCCCCGTCGTGAAAAATGACGTCATGGCGTAGCTGATGGCTTTTTGAAGGGTAGTGAAATTAGCATCGGCCCGGTCGGGGCCGCCATACGCATCGAGAAATTCCCGGCTGAGGCGCTGGTCGACGGTAGTAAGGTAGTGGGGCGGGATGATGGTATCCGAATCGAACACGATCAGGTAGTCGCCCTTGGCCTTGCTGAAACCGTAATTGCGGGCAAAACCCTGTCCGACGTTTTCGATAAAAAAATAGTGAATGTCGAGTCGGGTATTGTACTTGTCTACGATCTCCCAAGCCGTCCTGGTCGAGCCATCCTCCACCACAATGACCTCGAAGTCGCGGTACTGCTGCCGGGTAAGGCTTTCCAGCAGTTCGTCCAGTTCTTCGGGACGATTAAAAACGGGTACTACAATGGAGTAGGTACGCAAATTAGTGGTCAGTTGACAGGGGACAGTTGACAGTGTTTTCTATCTTGTACGTCAACTCTTCCCCTTGTATTGCGATTTGTTCACGGGTGTTCAGCCAGAATCTCTTTCAGGGATTCTTCATTTGCCCGCATGATTTCCTCCAGATGGCTATCCTCTAAGGCCGTGGACAGGAACATACTCTCGAATTGGGAAGCTCCCAGGTAAATTCCCCGATTGAGCATGGCGTGGAAGTATTTGCCATACAATCCCAGATCCGATGATTTGGCGGAAGGGAAATCACGTACGACCTGATCGGTGAAGAACAATGTGTACATCGAGCCGATCTGGTTGACGGTGTAGTTCAATCCTAACTTCTCCATGCTCGCCCTAAAACCCTGCGCCAGCTTCACTCCCGATTGATCCAGTTGCAGATATATTTCCTGATGCGTGTCCAGGTAGTCGAGCATCGCCAGGCCGGCTGCCATCGCAATGGGATTTCCCGACAGGGTACCTGCCTGATACACGGGACCAGCGGGTGAGACGTAATTCATGATTTCTTCTTTTCCGCCATACGCTCCCACGGGCATACCTCCCCCGATGATTTTACCCAGGGTTGTCATGTCGGGTAGTACACCGAAACGCTCCTGGGCACCGCCTTTCGAAAGTCGGAAACCGGTCATCACTTCATCAAAAATATAGATGATTCCTTCTTTGTCACAGATAGACCGTAATCCTTCCAAAAAGCCTGTTTCGGGCAGGACGCATCCCATGTTGCCCACGACGGGCTCAATGATGATGGCAGCAATTTGGCCGGGATTGGCATCGACCAACAGCTGCACCGCTTCCAGGTTGTTGTAGGGTGCGGTCAGGGTGTCCTGAGCTACCCCTTTGGGTACCCCGGGGCTGTCGGGGGTACCAAAGGTAACCGCCCCGCTGCCTGCCGCAATCAGGAAGCTATCCGCATGACCGTGGTAGCACCCCTCAAACTTTATGATTTTGTCGCGCCCCGTGAAGCCCCGGGCCACCCGGATGGCTGACATGGTGGCTTCGGTACCTGAATTCACCATACGCACTTTCTCGACCGAAGGTACCATACCGACGATGCGCTCAGCCATTTCCACCTCCCGCCGGGTCGGAGCACCAAACGAAAAGGAATGCTGGACGGCATCCGAAACCGCTTTTTCCACCAATTCGTGCCCGTGGCCCAAAATCATCGGACCCCAGGAATTGATCAGCTCAAGGTACCGGTTGCCGTCTTCGTCAAAAATATAAGGTCCTTTGGCCGACTTGATAAAAAGAGGGGTACCTCCTACGGCCTTAAAGGCACGAACGGGCGAATTGACGCCGCCTGGAATGAACTGATTGGCTTTTTCGAAAAGTGCCTGACTGGTGGGAATATTCATACGATTGGTAAGCGAATGGCTGGTAAGAAAGTATTTAGGGATAGCTAATTACAGCGGAAACTTTTGGCTAGAAGGGTCAATTGGGCCAGGGTACCCAGCGCGTGTCGTTGTATTCGAGAATGGCGGAAACGGAATTTTCGCGTGACTTGGTATAATCAAAGCCCGAAAGCAGGTAATCGTCCACATATTTCCGGAGCTCAATTCCGTCTTTCATGCGCTCGTTGTACTTGCCGATCATGCGCCCAAAAAACAGAAGTTGATCATACCCCTGGTACGAATACACAGAAGGTAGGGTGTTGGTTTTGTCAAAATAGTCTTTCTGGAAAGTTTTGACGCTATCTTTCATAATATCCACGTAGTCCGTTTCGATCAGGTACAGATTTCCGCCGTAGCCGGTGGGCCGCACTCGATTGAAATCAAAACTGTTGGCTACCGCGATGACCAGAATTCCGTTCAGCTGCCGACCCGCCAGTACGTTCATGAGCGAAGGTCCTGCTTTTGAATCGGTGGAAAACAGTACCACATGGTTAGGTTTCTCCTTTTCAAAATTCGACATCTGCTCATTCAACACCGAAGCCGAACCATCTATTTCCTTTATTTCCAGTACTTTTCCCCCCGCACGAATCAATTCGCTGCGGTAGGCGAAAGCCATGGACGAATCCTTGGCGTTGTGGCCATAGTAAATGGCCGCCAGGGGTAACCGGTTTTTGGTTTTGGCAAGCCGGACGGCCTGTCGGACCTGGGTTTGCAGAGAAGGGTGCGCGAGGTACACCAGTTTGCCATTGACCAGTATACTGCTATCCGTAGCCAGGGGATTGAGCAGGGCAATGTTGTTAAGATTGGCGTAGTCGGCTACCATCTCGAAAGTCTGTGAGTAGAGTGGGCCGAAAATAAGGTCCGCCTGCCGGAAATGTACATTGTTCACCATTTCCAGGATCTTATCCTCTTCATTTCCCACGTCGTAGGCCTGGATATTGATCAGGATACCTTCGGATTTGAGCTGCTGACGGGCCACCTGCATGCCGGAATAATAGTCGTAGGCGTACTGATTGGGCAGATACCGCTTGTTGGCTTTCAATTCGTCCAATCGAAAGGGAAACAGTACCGCCAAGTTATAGTACCCCTTCGTCCATTTCTTTTCGTAGGGTGGATTTTTGGTAGCAGTAGGATCTACGGCTGTCGGTTCCGGCTTGGCTACTTCGATACCGTACTGATTGGTCAGCCGATCGGATAGTTCCAGATCGGCTTTGGAAGACGAGGATTTCTGGATCAATTGCACCAGTGCCAGCGCCACCACGCGGTCGTTGGGATATTCCGAATTCAATGATTTCAGCACCTGCAGGTCTTTCTGTCCCGCAAGAAAATGTTGTTTGATTCCCTGAACGTCTTTACCCAGCGAAGGATCTCCAATCCGGTTGAGGAAGTCGAAGGCGCGCCGGAAGTCTCCCAGTTCGAAATAATTATTGGCTAGCAGGTAGTAAGCTTCGTCGCGCTGGGGCCAGGTGGCATAGCGGGTCAGCAACTGGCGCAGCATCAGGTTGCTTTCGTTGTACCGCTTCATCATATGGGCCGACAGGGCATAGTAGAAATGAGCCAGCGGCGCGTAGGTATCATTGGCATTGCTGGAGGTAATATCACCGAACTCCCGCATGGCCGCTTCGAATTTCCCCTGGCGGTAAAAGCTCATGCCCTCCATAAACTTGCGTTCCGGCTGATCGAAAAGCTGGGCCTGTGCCTCCACCGCAATCAGTGCAAAACAGGCAAAAAGTACATTACGAAACCGAGTCATAGGGACTTTTGTCGGGGTGATGGTTTAACCAGTAAAATACGAAAAGACTGGCAATCTAAAAAACAGGGGTACCGTTTGCCAAGCAAAACGCTACCCCTACCTTTCAAATTGGATGACTATCAATTTTTTGATTTACGTTTTCCCTGTTTTCTCTCAAGCTCAGCCTGCTTCTTTTTGGCTTCCTCCCCGGCTTGCAGCGTTTTTTCCAGGTACTGTTGAAACTTCGACTGCTTCTTTTGTCCGTTGGCATTCTTGGCACGGTTCTCATCAAGAATCCGCTTGATCTTGTCCTCATCTACAAACCGGCGGATGATCAACTGCTGGCCAATGGTAACGACGTTCGAGACAAAATAGTAGAAGGTAAGACCCGCCGGAAAATTATTCAGCACGAACATGAACATCAGAGGCATGACGTAGCTCAGGAACTTCATGTTCACGGGTCCCGGCTGGGTCGGCGTCATCTGATTGTTATAGTAGGCATAGGCAATGCTGGAGGCGGTCATCATTAGTGTGAATAAACTCACATGACTACCATAAAAGGGCAATGTAAAGGGTAGCTTGATGAAAGAATCGTAGGTCGAAAGATCTTTGGCCCATAGAAACGACTCCTGACGCAGTTCGATCAGATTGGGAAACAGGAAGAACAGTGAAAACAGGATGGGCATGGTAGCCAGCACGGGCACACAACCGCTGAGCGGACTCACGCCTACCTGCTGATAGAGCTTCATCTGATCCTGCTGTTGTTTGGCCATGTCATCCCCGTTCTTTTCCTTTAGTTCGGCCAGTTCGGGGGCCAGTACCCGCATCTTGGCCATACTCACGTACGATTTGTAGGTGAGGGGAGTCAGCAGGGTTTTGACGATCAGCACCAGGCAAATGATGAGGATACCGTAGTTGGAGAAAACATTTTCCAGCAGAGTAAAGAGGGGTACCAGAAAATACTTGTTGATGGGTTTAAGAAAAGCATAACCCAGGTACACGTTTTCGTCAAAGTTCTCGATGGGTAAGTTTTTCAGTATCTGGTAGTCGTTAGGGCCTAGATAATACTGGAATCGGGCAGTGCCATCCTGTGCAGCCGCGGAAGCCAGGGTAGCTTTCACGTCGAGGGTTTTCACGATCGTGCTGTCGGCAGGATTGACCTTCGCTTCCAGTTTGACATCCTGTAAAGGTGCATTTTTGGCGATCAGGCCGGCCAGAAAGTACTTATGCTTCATGGTAAACCACTGCACCGGACTTTCGGCATCGGCTTCCACATTACTGTCGGGGGTCGGCGACAGGCTCTCCAACTCGTCGGTATAATAGTTGATGGTAACGACCTTGCGGTTTTCCTGCATGTCGTTCTCGAACTGGAGCATGTCGTTTTGCCAGTTGAACAACATCGGCTTATCTGCTTGTCCTACCCCCTGGTTCTTGATTCCATAATCGATCACATAACCTGATCCCCGTACCAGATACGTTTGCTCAACAAACTGATTATCAGATAAAGCCAAACGATACGTGACCAGGGCCGAATCATTTTCCGCCAGGGTACGGTTGGTGGCCGTGGTAGTGAAATAGAGATTGGCCAGATCCATATTTCCCCGCTGGGTGGGCAGTTGGAGCTGAAAGCGGCTGTGCTTATCCGATATTAGATAGAGTGGCTTCTGATCATAGGTTTTGTATTTTTTCAACATCACCTCCTTCATCACTCCTCCTTTATTCGAGAATACTACCCGAACATCGTTGGTTTCGATCGTCAGATCCTGCGCCTGCCCCTGGGCTGCTGTCGCAAAATCACCATAGGTTTCTTTGAGTCGGGCGGTATCCGGCGCGGTGGCCGCCGCAGGTCCATAGAGGGTATCGGACACGGCAGGGGCCGGGGTAGCCTGGGTAACTTGTTCCTGCGTGACAGGGGTAGGTTCTTCCCGCGGCACCAACACCTGGTACCCGATCAGCATGAGCAGAATGAGCACCAGGCCAATAACTTGATTTCTTTCCATTAGTAGGCAATGAATTATAAAAAAGTAGTCTCAAATCCGGGATTAGAGGTACGCAGCGAACTAATATACTTTCTGCGATTGCCGGATTTGGGACTGCAAAGGTAAGGAAGATTTTTATGGATTGGGATTATTGTTCGTGATGATTCCATTAACCTACTGCATCACAGCGCGTTTCTGCAAAGAGTAAGCCAAAGCGGATTCCACAAAATTCACAAACAGGGGGTGAGGGCTCATTACGGTACTTTTTAATTCGGGATGGAACTGAACTCCGATAAAAAACGGATGATTCGGCAACTCCATCATCTCCACCAGGTTGTTTTCGGGATTGATGCCCGTGGCTTTCATACCCCCCTCTTCAAAAGCCTTGAGGTAGGCGTTGTTGAACTCGTACCGGTGGCGGTGCCGCTCAGTAATGCTGGTTTTTCCGTAGATCCGGTGGGCCATCGAATCTTTCTTAATCTTGCACGTATAGGCTCCCAGACGCATGGTACCCCCTTTATTGGTCACATCCTTCTGGTCATCCATCAGGTTGATCACAGCATGCTTGGCCTCTTTATCCATTTCATAGGAATGCGCTCCTTCAAGCCCCAGCACATTACGGGCAAATTCGATCACGGCCATCTGCATACCCAGACAAATCCCAAAGAAGGGAATACCGTTTTCACGTACGTAGCGAATCGCCTCAATTTTACCCTCGATTCCCCGCTCCCCAAAGCCCGGCGCTACCAGTACTCCATCCAGGTCGGAAAGTTTTTCAATGGCATTTTCCGGCGTAAGCGACTCGGAATGAATCCATTCGATATGGACCTTACACTCATTGACGGCACCCGCATGAATAAATGATTCGGCGATGGATTTATAGGCATCGTGCAATTCGACGTACTTACCTACCAGTCCAATCCGGATTGAATCGGTTGGATTTTTAAGCTTGGAAATGAAATCCTTCCACGAATCCAGCTCAGCGTCCTGATCATTGTAAATATCGAGCATATACAACGCCCGCTGGTCCAGGCGCTCTTTACGCATGAGCAGGGGTACATCATAGATGGTTTCGGCATCCATGGCTTCGATTACGGAATTAACCTGGACGTTACAGAAAAGCGCGATTTTCTTGCGCAGGTCGGTCGGTAGTGGATGTTCGGTGCGGCACACCAGAATATCGGGCTGAATACCCGCTTCCTGCAACATGCGCACCGAGTGCTGGGTAGGTTTGGTTTTGAGCTCACCCGCCGACGACAGGTAAGGAATCAGCGTAAGGTGAATAATCAGGGTATCGTTTTCACCCAATTCAAACTTGATCTGCCGTACGGCCTCGATGAAAGGCAGCGACTCGATGTCGCCCACACAGCCGCCGATTTCGGTAATGACTACATCATACTCCCCGGTTTCCCCGAGCAGCATCATGTTTTTCTTGATCTCGTCGGTGATATGGGGTACCACCTGCACGGTGCGGCCCAGAAAATCACCGCGCCGCTCGCGCATGATGACGTTGTAGTAGATACGGCCCGTGGTGACATTGTTGGCCTGGGAAGTACGGACATTCAGAAAACGCTCGTAGTGCCCCAGGTCGAGATCGGTCTCGGCCCCATCGTCCGTGACGTAGCACTCCCCGTGTTCGTAGGGATTGAGTGTACCCGGATCTACATTGATGTAGGGATCGAATTTCTGAATGGTGACTGAAAGCCCTCTGGATTGCAGTAATTTGGCCAGTGAGGAGGCAATGATACCCTTGCCTAGTGATGAAGTGACGCCGCCCGTAACGAAAATGTACTTAGCGGTCTTTTGCCCGTTAGAAGCCATAAGACGTTGCTTTTTTTCTTTGATTACGGGAAACAAAGGTACTAAAAAGCAATGGGCTTTTGGCTATTCGTTTCTGGTTTTATGACAAATGATCCTTAAAGCTCTCGTACCCATAGCTTCGCACCAGGCGAAAACTTTCGTCGGCTTGCCAGATCCCGATGGAAGGCAGATTCACGCCATTGAAGGTCGTCGTCTTCACCATCGTGTAGTGAATCATATCTTCAAAAATCAGTTGATCACCTACCGCCAGGGGTTTATCAAACGAATAATCACCCATGAAGTCGCCCGCCAGGCAAGTCATGCCCCCTAGGCGGTAGGTTGGCTTACCAGCCACAGGTTCGTGGTGAGCCCCTACGATGTAGGGTTTGTAGGGCATTTCGAGCGTGTCGGGCATGTGGGCGGCGAAGGAAACGTCCAGCACCGCCACCTGAATGCCCTGACTATCCATGATATCCAGTACCGTAGACACCAGGGTACCTGTCCGCCAGGCAATGGCCGAGCCCGGTTCCAGAATCACCTCGAGATCGTATTTTTCCCGAATTCCTCTCACCAACCGCACTAGCCGGGCAATGTCGTAGCCCTCGCGGGTCATCAGGTGGCCGCCGCCCATGTTGAGCCATTTGGCTTGGTGAAGCAGATCGCCAAATTTGGCTTCCAGCGCGGCCAACGTACGTTCCAGCGTGTCTGAACCATTTTCACAGAGGGTATGAAAATGAATTCCCTCCACCCCTTCGGGCAAGGTACCCCCAAATTTATCCCAGGTTTCGCCCAGCCGGGAACCAGGTACACAAGGATTGTACATATTGGCTTCCACTTCCGAATATTGCGGATTGACCCGAATCCCCATAGAAATTTTCTGTTCGGGATTTTGGGCATTGTAGTCCCCTACCCGATCCTTAAACCGATTGAACTGACTGAGTGTGTTGAATGTAATATGGCTGCTGCGTTGCAGCACCTCGTCGAACTCCCGGTCCAAATAGGCCGGAATGTAGGTGTGCGCTTTGACGCCCAGAAAATCGTTGATCAGTTTTATTTCGTTCAGCGAACTCGCTGTGGCCCCACTCAGGTACTCCCCCACGATCGGAAAAACACTATACATGGAAAAGGCCTTCAACGCCAGAATGATGGTACAGCCTGCCTCCTTCTGCACGCGGTCGATAAGTTCCAGATTGGCGCGGAGCAGTTTTTCGTCCAGTACGTAACAAGGGGAAGGTACTTTGGTATAATCGATGGACGGCTTCATTAGATAGGAGATATGAATTATTAGATATTTATGAGAATCGCTCGTAGCCAATAAGAGTTTTCCTGAAATAGGAAGGTACCAGCTATTCAAACCAAGAAGCAGAATTAGCTACTTTTGTTGCAAAAATAGCCGCCGATCGTGACCTAACCTATCTCATAATTCATATCTCCTATCTCATATCTACAAAAAATGCCTTTCCTTGTCCTCGATATTGAAATGACGGGCCCCGAGCCCGGCTGGAATGAAATCATCCAATTGGGCGCCGAACTCTTTGACGATCAATGGAACGCCCTGGGTACCTACCTGCAGAATGTGTATCCCGAAAATGAGGAAGCCTTTACGGCCAAATCGGAAGAAGTGCATGGTCTTTCGCTGGACGATCTGGAAGACGCTCCAATGATTTACGATGTGATTCCCGAATTTGAAAAATGGATCAAGTCCAAAACCAACGGCGGGCCGCTTTCCAAAGTAATCATCTGCGGTCAGAGCGTGATATATGACATCAATTTCTTACGCTTTGCCTACCGGAACGAGAAAATGCACTGGCCCTATAACAACAAAATGCTGGATCTGCACACGGTTTCCTACCTGTATTTTATGATATTGGAAAAGAACGGCATCTCGGTACCCCGGTCCCTGAGCCTAGGGGCGGTATCGGGCTTTTTTGGATTTGAGCGTGAAGAGGATACCCACAATGCCCTGGAAGACGCTCAGTTGACCGCCCGGTGTTTCAAGGCAATTTTCACCAAGCTCAAGGACGTAAAAATGGCTTAAAACCTATGGTTGATTACAATCCCAAGGAGTGGTTCCGGTTCATTTTCTTTTTCCCGCGGGCCGATACGGTACGCAAGCTTCTGCCGCTGCTGATTTCGATCGGGGTATATGCTACCCTGCTCGCCTATCTCATCATCGACTATTGGAAAATCGGCCAAAATTCGGATTTAAAAAATGTCTCCCTGATGCATTCGCTGTTGGGGTTCGTCATTTCATTACTGCTGGTATTCCGAACGAACACCGCCTATGACCGCTGGTGGGAAGGCCGTAAGCAATGGGGTACCCTGGTCAATATCAGCCGCAACCTGGCTTTGAAAATGGATGCGCTGCTGGATGAAAACGATCGGGAAAACAGAACCTATTTTCACGCTACCATACCCAATTTCGCTTTTTCGCTCAAAAACCATTTGCGGAAGAAGTACCTGCCCTCAGAGTTTGAAGATAGTGCCGCTTTTCCGCTTAGTGCGATCCAAAGCCAGGAGCACGTCCCGTTGCAATTTTCATCGGCAATTTCAAAGAAAGTCATTCAACTGCAAAAGAAAGGGGTACTTCTGCCGGAACACCTGCTGCTGATCAAGCCCGAACTCGAAGCCTTCATGAATATCTGCGGGGCCTGCGAGCGCATCAAGAATACGCCGATCCCCTTCTCATACAGCTCGTTTCTCAAAAAATTCATCTTCACATACTGCATAACCCTACCCCTCGGCTTCGTATTCAGCCTGCACTATCTGGTGGTACCTTTTGTTATGTTCGTTTTTTACATCCTGGGTAGCCTGGAAGTCATTGCCGAAGAAATTGAAGATCCGTTCGGAACGGATGCGAACGATCTGCCGACTGATACGATTTGCCGTACCATCCGCACGTCGATCCAGCAATTGCTCAATGAGGTACCTAATCAATAAGTGGTTTTTCCATAGTACTCTCCCATCACAACCTGCGCCTGTTTGTTTTGGGGTGAAAAAGGATCACGAGCCCGGTCGCCGCTCCGCAGATTGGGAAACCACTTCCAGGCAAAACCCCCGGCCATCCAGTCACTGGTCCACACTTCGCCAAACAGTACTTCGTAGGCTCTGGCCTGCAGTGCTTCATTCTCGGCAGCACCGCGTTCGGATTCCCAGGGACGCCGGGTGGCGTAGTCGCTGCTTGTATAGCCATATTCGGTGAACAGAATCGGCTTTTGCACTTTGGCCGCTAACTTCGCCATGGCTTTGAGGTGTTTCTGCCACCCTTTTTTCAGTTCCGGCAAGTCGGGGACTGCTCCTCTGAAAGGGGGAAGTACGCGTCGATGCCTATGAAATCCAGCTCCTGCCAGAAAGGTACCTCCTGGTACACATCCCAGTTTTCGGCATAGGTGAGCTGCCCTTTATAGATTTTCTTAATGTCCCGGATAATCTGGAACCAGAACTGCGGGCGTTTCTTCACGAAGGTTTGCATTTCGGTACCAATGCAATACAGTTCGACATGCGTGGTATCGGCAATACGGGCAAAATTCAAAAGATATTCTCCGTACCCTTTTTCAAAAGTCTTCCAGTCTTCCTCGTTGGTCAGGTCGTAGTGCCCCGTGAAAGTACCGTGCCCAATCCACATATGCGGCTTCAGCATCACTTTCAGCCCTTGGGCGTGGGCCATCTGCACGCAGTGCGCCACTCCCAGGGGCGATTCACCCCACCATTTCCACTGGTTGTTTTTACCGTATACAAAATTGGGGGTACCTCCCTCGGTAAAACCATAGGGCATCAGGGCTACCCATTCGGCGTTAATTTGTTTGACCGGCACATAGGTGGTATCGGCCAGCGAATCACGCGGAGCCACGAACGAGACGCCTTTTATTTTTGCCCCATTATAGCGGTAGGGCTTGTCCGATGAGACCGATGAGCAGGAAATAAAATTTCCTGCCAAAATACTGATCCAAATGGTAACAATCAGGTGATTCATAAAACGTACGGCCACGAGGATACTTGATTTGGGATAGGAAATCAGTCTATCTGCTTTCATTGCAGATATCAAGATTGCAAAAAATTTTCAAGCTCTAAAATTTACCTTTTTTCAAATAACACTTTCATAAAAGGGTCATTTTCTCTTATTTTTTGCAAAAACGCAATAAAGTAGTTTGCAAAACAACAGTTTCAGTCGGAAAAATGGATAATATTCTGTATATTATCACTAAATCATCACGAATCCAACTAATATTCCGAATTTGATTATAATATAAAATTATATTTTATTTGACCTCGGGCCAATTATAGTATAATGGCCTAACAACTCACCTAATCAACATACAAACATGAAAAAGCTACTATATAGCGCCTTAGCGGTCGCAACATTTCTATTTATCGCCAATACCGTATCGGCCCAGAGCAATACAATAGTCGATCCCGGCTATTCGGTAAACAACTATAAGCATCCCAATAAAGCAAAAAA is from Salmonirosea aquatica and encodes:
- the yidC gene encoding membrane protein insertase YidC; protein product: MERNQVIGLVLILLMLIGYQVLVPREEPTPVTQEQVTQATPAPAVSDTLYGPAAATAPDTARLKETYGDFATAAQGQAQDLTIETNDVRVVFSNKGGVMKEVMLKKYKTYDQKPLYLISDKHSRFQLQLPTQRGNMDLANLYFTTTATNRTLAENDSALVTYRLALSDNQFVEQTYLVRGSGYVIDYGIKNQGVGQADKPMLFNWQNDMLQFENDMQENRKVVTINYYTDELESLSPTPDSNVEADAESPVQWFTMKHKYFLAGLIAKNAPLQDVKLEAKVNPADSTIVKTLDVKATLASAAAQDGTARFQYYLGPNDYQILKNLPIENFDENVYLGYAFLKPINKYFLVPLFTLLENVFSNYGILIICLVLIVKTLLTPLTYKSYVSMAKMRVLAPELAELKEKNGDDMAKQQQDQMKLYQQVGVSPLSGCVPVLATMPILFSLFFLFPNLIELRQESFLWAKDLSTYDSFIKLPFTLPFYGSHVSLFTLMMTASSIAYAYYNNQMTPTQPGPVNMKFLSYVMPLMFMFVLNNFPAGLTFYYFVSNVVTIGQQLIIRRFVDEDKIKRILDENRAKNANGQKKQSKFQQYLEKTLQAGEEAKKKQAELERKQGKRKSKN
- a CDS encoding CTP synthase; translated protein: MASNGQKTAKYIFVTGGVTSSLGKGIIASSLAKLLQSRGLSVTIQKFDPYINVDPGTLNPYEHGECYVTDDGAETDLDLGHYERFLNVRTSQANNVTTGRIYYNVIMRERRGDFLGRTVQVVPHITDEIKKNMMLLGETGEYDVVITEIGGCVGDIESLPFIEAVRQIKFELGENDTLIIHLTLIPYLSSAGELKTKPTQHSVRMLQEAGIQPDILVCRTEHPLPTDLRKKIALFCNVQVNSVIEAMDAETIYDVPLLMRKERLDQRALYMLDIYNDQDAELDSWKDFISKLKNPTDSIRIGLVGKYVELHDAYKSIAESFIHAGAVNECKVHIEWIHSESLTPENAIEKLSDLDGVLVAPGFGERGIEGKIEAIRYVRENGIPFFGICLGMQMAVIEFARNVLGLEGAHSYEMDKEAKHAVINLMDDQKDVTNKGGTMRLGAYTCKIKKDSMAHRIYGKTSITERHRHRYEFNNAYLKAFEEGGMKATGINPENNLVEMMELPNHPFFIGVQFHPELKSTVMSPHPLFVNFVESALAYSLQKRAVMQ
- the nspC gene encoding carboxynorspermidine decarboxylase → MKPSIDYTKVPSPCYVLDEKLLRANLELIDRVQKEAGCTIILALKAFSMYSVFPIVGEYLSGATASSLNEIKLINDFLGVKAHTYIPAYLDREFDEVLQRSSHITFNTLSQFNRFKDRVGDYNAQNPEQKISMGIRVNPQYSEVEANMYNPCVPGSRLGETWDKFGGTLPEGVEGIHFHTLCENGSDTLERTLAALEAKFGDLLHQAKWLNMGGGHLMTREGYDIARLVRLVRGIREKYDLEVILEPGSAIAWRTGTLVSTVLDIMDSQGIQVAVLDVSFAAHMPDTLEMPYKPYIVGAHHEPVAGKPTYRLGGMTCLAGDFMGDYSFDKPLAVGDQLIFEDMIHYTMVKTTTFNGVNLPSIGIWQADESFRLVRSYGYESFKDHLS
- a CDS encoding 3'-5' exonuclease; translation: MPFLVLDIEMTGPEPGWNEIIQLGAELFDDQWNALGTYLQNVYPENEEAFTAKSEEVHGLSLDDLEDAPMIYDVIPEFEKWIKSKTNGGPLSKVIICGQSVIYDINFLRFAYRNEKMHWPYNNKMLDLHTVSYLYFMILEKNGISVPRSLSLGAVSGFFGFEREEDTHNALEDAQLTARCFKAIFTKLKDVKMA
- a CDS encoding bestrophin family protein; translation: MVDYNPKEWFRFIFFFPRADTVRKLLPLLISIGVYATLLAYLIIDYWKIGQNSDLKNVSLMHSLLGFVISLLLVFRTNTAYDRWWEGRKQWGTLVNISRNLALKMDALLDENDRENRTYFHATIPNFAFSLKNHLRKKYLPSEFEDSAAFPLSAIQSQEHVPLQFSSAISKKVIQLQKKGVLLPEHLLLIKPELEAFMNICGACERIKNTPIPFSYSSFLKKFIFTYCITLPLGFVFSLHYLVVPFVMFVFYILGSLEVIAEEIEDPFGTDANDLPTDTICRTIRTSIQQLLNEVPNQ
- a CDS encoding glycoside hydrolase family 113 gives rise to the protein MAKLAAKVQKPILFTEYGYTSSDYATRRPWESERGAAENEALQARAYEVLFGEVWTSDWMAGGFAWKWFPNLRSGDRARDPFSPQNKQAQVVMGEYYGKTTY